From the Deltaproteobacteria bacterium genome, the window CTGGTTCAGGCCGCAGAACAGGGAATCATCACTCACAATTTCAGCATGACACAGGTGGGATGCACCTCACCCGTGACCCTGGCCGGAACTCTCCTTCTTCTAAACGCCGAAGTCCTGGCAGTCACCACCCTGATTCAGTTGATCAACCCCGGGCTCGCAACCCTTTACTGCTCGGTGCCCGGACTGACCGACATGATGACCGGCCGGTTTGTGACAGGTGGGATCGAATACGCCCTGCTCAACGCCGGGGCTACCCAGATGGCCCGGCATTACCATATGCCTAACTGGGCAACGGCTGGACGAACAGACTCGAAGATACCGGACGCTCAGGCCGGCTATGAACACGCTCTAACTGTCCCCTATGTCGCCCTTTCCGGGGCAACCCACGTGAGTTGCGGCGCAGGGTTTCTCGATTTTGTTCTCACGGTGAGTTTCGAACAGTACGTGATCGATAACGAGATCATAGGGATGGTCAAGCGGATGCGGAGAGGCCTTGAGTTCAATCAGGAGACCGCAGCCCTTGAGATCATCAAGCGAGTCGGCCCTGGCGGCAATTTCATGGCTGAGGAACATACCGTCCGGTACATGAGAGAAGAGCTGTTTCAGCCGATCCTGAGCGATCGGCTGCAAAGGGAAACGTGGCTTGCTCAAGGAGGCAAGGATGCCCGAGAGCGGGCCCGTGA encodes:
- a CDS encoding trimethylamine methyltransferase family protein, giving the protein LVQAAEQGIITHNFSMTQVGCTSPVTLAGTLLLLNAEVLAVTTLIQLINPGLATLYCSVPGLTDMMTGRFVTGGIEYALLNAGATQMARHYHMPNWATAGRTDSKIPDAQAGYEHALTVPYVALSGATHVSCGAGFLDFVLTVSFEQYVIDNEIIGMVKRMRRGLEFNQETAALEIIKRVGPGGNFMAEEHTVRYMREELFQPILSDRLQRETWLAQGGKDARERARDLARDLIRNHAAQGLTPDQQDDIINTIDGIVSDPG